Proteins encoded in a region of the Paramagnetospirillum magneticum AMB-1 genome:
- a CDS encoding sulfurtransferase TusA family protein — protein sequence MAERQKIDARGAFCPGPLMELIAALKLASIGDEVDVWSSDKGSASDIPAWCAKVGHAVVETSEHDGYWSVVVRKAK from the coding sequence ATGGCCGAACGCCAGAAGATTGACGCCCGCGGCGCCTTTTGCCCGGGTCCGCTGATGGAACTGATCGCCGCCCTCAAGCTGGCCTCCATCGGCGACGAAGTGGACGTGTGGTCGTCCGACAAGGGCTCGGCCTCCGACATTCCCGCCTGGTGCGCCAAGGTCGGCCATGCCGTGGTCGAAACCTCCGAGCATGACGGGTATTGGAGCGTCGTGGTGCGCAAGGCCAAATAG
- a CDS encoding NAD(P)/FAD-dependent oxidoreductase, whose amino-acid sequence MSKTILIVGGGLAGTIVANGICRQMGAELRSGALNITMLGTSETHMYQPGLLYIPFGRMREAELFRDQRKVLDKRVNFFVDPAKNIDVEKNQVTTEAGRTFKYDYLVLATGSRIMPQNVPGMSEGAHWFYDLDGARKLRKALNEFQGGKIIVNVNAPHKCPVAPLEVVFMLHDFLKAKGLWDKTELTYTYPIGRLHALEPVAHWAKPEFERLGIKSETFFNTESVDPEKKTITSMEGSELPYDLLITVPPHQGAQVIDDSGLGKGGWVPTNTKTLHRDGSTNVFVVGDTTNIPISKAGSTAHFEADVTIDNLVSLCQEGTFAREYDGKVFCFVETGLGSGTYVWFNYTTPPNPGPPSQMIHWFKLAYNRLYWLSARGLL is encoded by the coding sequence ATGTCGAAGACGATTCTGATCGTCGGCGGGGGGCTTGCGGGCACCATCGTCGCCAATGGTATTTGCCGTCAGATGGGGGCCGAGCTTCGCTCGGGCGCACTCAACATCACCATGCTGGGCACCAGCGAAACCCATATGTACCAGCCTGGTCTGCTCTATATTCCCTTCGGCCGCATGCGCGAGGCGGAGCTGTTCCGCGATCAGCGCAAGGTCTTGGATAAGCGCGTCAACTTCTTCGTCGATCCGGCCAAGAACATCGACGTGGAAAAGAATCAGGTGACCACCGAGGCGGGCCGTACCTTCAAGTACGACTATCTGGTGCTGGCCACCGGCTCGCGCATCATGCCCCAGAACGTCCCCGGCATGTCCGAGGGGGCGCACTGGTTCTACGACCTGGACGGCGCACGTAAGCTGCGTAAGGCCCTGAACGAGTTCCAGGGCGGCAAGATCATTGTCAACGTCAATGCTCCGCACAAGTGTCCGGTGGCGCCGCTGGAAGTGGTATTCATGCTGCACGACTTCCTCAAGGCCAAGGGCCTGTGGGACAAGACCGAGCTGACCTACACCTATCCCATCGGCCGCCTGCATGCGCTCGAACCCGTCGCCCATTGGGCCAAGCCGGAATTCGAGAGGCTGGGCATCAAGTCCGAGACCTTCTTCAATACGGAAAGCGTCGATCCCGAGAAGAAGACCATCACCTCCATGGAAGGCTCCGAGCTTCCCTATGATCTGCTGATCACCGTGCCGCCCCACCAGGGAGCCCAGGTGATCGACGATTCCGGGCTGGGCAAGGGCGGCTGGGTGCCGACCAACACCAAGACCCTGCATCGCGACGGCTCGACCAATGTCTTCGTGGTCGGCGACACCACCAACATCCCCATCTCCAAGGCCGGCTCCACCGCCCATTTCGAGGCCGACGTCACCATCGACAACCTGGTGTCACTGTGCCAGGAGGGGACCTTCGCCCGCGAATATGACGGCAAGGTGTTCTGCTTCGTCGAGACCGGGCTGGGCAGCGGCACCTATGTGTGGTTCAACTACACCACGCCGCCCAATCCCGGGCCGCCGTCCCAGATGATCCACTGGTTCAAGCTCGCCTACAACCGGCTGTACTGGCTGTCGGCCCGCGGCCTGCTCTAG